In Musa acuminata AAA Group cultivar baxijiao chromosome BXJ3-9, Cavendish_Baxijiao_AAA, whole genome shotgun sequence, a single genomic region encodes these proteins:
- the LOC135648378 gene encoding protein CDC73 homolog, translated as MAISICSFLVPDHPPRGVELREMDPLSVLREYAIRGELDRVVRSDDELRFGSDYAFPCSAVTGYRSKQGGFYTLDALLFFARHHHLKHTEYLQSARQHRVPTVTFPDRKPILDYLLGRTASSDAVSLLPPPSSAVEEYRPDESSLPVDEPPSAAATETLADVPPAAAATAVDYVAMIRSMERPLKDRESLLECRNRDFHAVLLASTKREEERQRLESQQRKDGLVAKTRLISSDDHHRPVVSAYGGGGSGDDAAGAAAPKPKMHLKGSKIGEGVPIIMVPSAFQTLITIYNVKEFLEDGVFVPSDVKVKAVRGPKPDCVTVQKKLSRDRVVAAYEVRDKPSAFKPEDWDRVVAVFVLGKEWQFKDWPFKNHIEIFNKIIGFYVRFEDDSVESAKIVKQWNVKIISISKHKRHQDRAAALEVWDRLEEFTRSRSHA; from the exons ATGGCCATTTCGATCTGTTCCTTCCTCGTCCCAGATCACCCTCCGCGAGGGGTCGAATTACGGGAGATGGACCCGCTGTCGGTGCTGCGGGAGTACGCGATCCGGGGAGAGCTGGACCGTGTGGTCCGATCGGACGACGAGCTCCGGTTCGGCTCCGACTACGCCTTCCCCTGCTCCGCCGTCACCGGGTACCGCTCCAAGCAAGGTGGTTTCTACACCCTCGACGCCCTGCTCTTCTTCGCCCGCCACCACCACCTTAAGCACACCGAGTATCTCCAATCCGCCCGCCAACACCGCGTCCCCACCGTCACCTTCCCGGACCGCAAGCCAATCCTCGACTACCTCCTCGGCCGCACCGCCTCCTCTGACGCCGTCTCCCTCCTCCCCCCTCCCTCCTCCGCCGTCGAGGAGTATCGCCCGGACGAATCCTCCCTCCCCGTCGACGAACCGCCATCCGCCGCCGCCACAGAGACCTTGGCAGATGTCCCCCCCGCTGCCGCCGCGACCGCCGTCGACTACGTCGCCATGATCCGCTCCATGGAGCGGCCCCTCAAAGATCGTGAGTCCCTTCTCGAGTGCCGCAACCGCGACTTCCACGCGGTGCTCCTGGCGTCCACCAAGCGCGAGGAGGAGCGGCAGCGCCTCGAGTCCCAGCAGCGAAAGGACGGCCTCGTCGCCAAGACCCGCCTCATCAGCTCCGACGATCACCACCGGCCCGTCGTCTCCGCGTACGGAGGCGGTGGCAGCGGAGACGATGCAGCAGGCGCCGCCGCGCCCAAGCCCAAGATGCACCTCAAGGGAAGCAAGATCGGGGAGGGGGTGCCCATCATCATGGTGCCCAGCGCGTTCCAGACCCTGATCACCATATACAACGTCAAGGAGTTCTTGGAGGACGGGGTGTTTGTGCCGAGCGATGTGAAGGTGAAGGCGGTGCGGGGGCCAAAGCCCGATTGTGTGACAGTGCAGAAGAAACTCAGCCGGGATCGCGTGGTGGCCGCCTATGAGGTGAGGGATAAGCCATCCGCGTTCAAGCCCGAGGACTGGGACCGTGTCGTGGCCGTGTTCGTACTTGGGAAGGAGTGGCAGTTCAAGGATTGGCCCTTCAAAAACCATATTGAGATCTTCAATAAGA TTATCGGGTTTTACGTGCGTTTTGAGGATGATAGCGTGGAATCTGCAAAAATAGTGAAACAGTGGAATGTAAAGATTATATCA ATTAGCAAACATAAAAGACATCAGGACAGGGCGGCTGCTCTGGAGGTGTGGGATCGGCTCGAAGAGTTCACGCGGTCACGGTCGCATGCTTGA
- the LOC135648717 gene encoding uncharacterized protein LOC135648717: MRVHPVPKKRNITFRCGVNPAAAATAVHGRQKKLRRLPHIFSKVLELPFAADADVAVEEDADGFRFVAATDVLWGDVQAQTVQIHPGVTKVFVRDGSDGDDLDTELELNRWRFRLPPSTRPALATAVYTSGELVVTIPKGAWPEEEDGEVQEFFGGGGSNGDLGGRDISHLVIVQ, translated from the coding sequence ATGAGGGTTCACCCGGTCCCCAAGAAGCGGAACATCACCTTCCGCTGCGGCGTCAACCCCGCGGCTGCAGCCACCGCCGTGCACGGCCGACAGAAGAAGCTCCGCCGTCTCCCCCACATCTTCAGCAAGGTCCTGGAGTTACCCTTTGCCGCCGACGCCGATGTGGCCGTCGAGGAGGACGCGGACGGCTTCCGGTTCGTCGCAGCCACCGACGTCCTCTGGGGCGATGTCCAAGCCCAGACGGTCCAGATACACCCCGGGGTGACGAAGGTGTTCGTCAGGGACGGTAGCGACGGCGACGACCTCGACACGGAGCTCGAGCTAAACCGGTGGCGGTTCCGGCTGCCGCCGTCCACCCGTCCGGCGCTCGCCACTGCCGTTTACACTAGCGGTGAGCTCGTGGTGACCATTCCAAAGGGGGCATGGCCCGAGGAGGAAGATGGAGAGGTACAAGAATTCTTTGGTGGAGGAGGGAGTAACGGGGACTTGGGGGGCCGAGACATTAGCCATCTCGTAATTGTACAGTAA
- the LOC135582860 gene encoding single-stranded DNA-binding protein, mitochondrial-like: MKVGLLKWEVLKHLKGGLGKPMFLLGFYRGSQACLSTMPFDEYKEKNGIEDDNFIDDKKELEPQGVDPRKGWGFRGVHKAIICGKIGQAPVQKILRNGKTVTIFTVGTGGMYDQRITGAEHLPRPAQWHRIAVHNEWLGAYSVQQLEKNSAVFIEGDIETRVYNDSITGQVKNIPEICVRHDGKVRLIKSGDNAASMSLKGLG, encoded by the exons ATGAAGGTGGGTTTATTGAAGTGGGAAGTTCTTAAACATCTAAAGGGAGGTTTAGGGAAACCGATGTTTCTACTAG GCTTCTATCGAGGTTCTCAGGCATGTTTATCGACTATGCCATTTGATGAGTACAAAGAGAAGAATGGAATCGAGGATGACAATTTTATTGATGACAAGAAAGAATTGGAACCACAAGGTGTAGACCCCAGAAAGGGCTGGGGCTTCAGAGGTGTACATAAG GCGATTATTTGCGGAAAAATTGGTCAGGCTCCTGTGCAGAAAATATTAAGGAATGGCAAGACTGTGACCATATTCACTGTTGGAACAGGAGGTATGTACGACCAAAGAATTACTGGAGCTGAGCATTTGCCAAGACCAGCTCAGTGGCACCGGATTGCTGTTCATAATGAATGGCTTGGAGCATATTCTGTCCAACAGTTAGAGAAGAA CTCTGCTGTTTTTATTGAGGGGGATATTGAAACCAGAGTCTACAATGACAGCATCACTGGCCAGGTGAAAAATATACCTGAAATTTGTGTGCGCCATGACG GAAAGGTTCGCTTGATTAAGTCTGGGGATAATGCTGCCAGCATGTCTTTGAAAGGACT GGGATGA
- the LOC135650019 gene encoding vicilin Cor a 11.0101-like produces MATRTVQVLFSLLLLLSTCVLASTSGSDRAKKRCHMECRGTPEGRRRKECVRQCLDHSGREREHGEVAEGERRERNPYFFDDRSYEQWSRSEHGRFEVLERFARRSELLVGVENYRLAVLEAEPETFIMPRHWDAEEVFYVMEGRGTITLLHENNRETHDIKKGDIIWIPAGAIVYAINKARNEKLRVAILLRPISTPGHVEEFYGAAGRNPETFFASFSDEVLEAAFDTPSEKLGRLFEKQRRGEFIKMTEEQMRALTQSTGEGGWPLARSTEPYNLLQNRPSHSNEHGQLHEVGANEYQQLQDLDVDVSIANISERSMMAPNYNSLSTKLAMVVQGRGYVEMACPSRSGESRRSEETTESEPQQHLRYPTVRSRVSRGSVFVIPAGHPVVAVAARNENLEVLFFGVRAAQNRNYYLAGRNNVLNRLDREAKELAFGVPAEEVDEVLHAQPESVFMPGPERRREAERGRQPSRESLLSFAES; encoded by the exons ATGGCCACCCGAACAGTCCAAGTCCTCTTCTCACTTCTCCTGCTCCTCTCCACCTGTGTCTTGGCTTCAACCTCCGGATCCGATCGGGCGAAGAAGCGCTGCCACATGGAATGCAGAGGCACTCCGGAGGGGCGCCGGAGGAAAGAGTGCGTGCGCCAGTGCTTGGATCATTCCGGAAGAGAGCGGGAGCATGGGGAGGTGGCGGAGGGTGAAAGAAGAGAGCGCAACCCGTACTTCTTCGACGACCGGAGCTACGAGCAGTGGAGCAGATCGGAGCATGGCCGTTTCGAGGTGCTGGAGAGGTTTGCTAGGAGATCCGAACTCTTGGTCGGCGTCGAGAACTACCGCTTGGCCGTGTTGGAAGCGGAGCCGGAGACGTTTATCATGCCCAGACATTGGGACGCCGAAGAGGTCTTCTACGTAATGGAAG GGCGTGGGACTATAACATTGCTTCACGAGAACAACCGGGAGACGCACGATATCAAGAAAGGAGACATCATTTGGATTCCGGCAGGGGCGATCGTGTACGCGATCAACAAAGCCAGAAATGAGAAGCTCCGCGTCGCCATTCTCCTCCGCCCCATCTCAACGCCCGGACACGTTGAG GAATTCTACGGTGCAGCCGGTAGGAACCCGGAGACCTTTTTCGCTAGCTTTAGCGACGAAGTACTGGAAGCTGCATTCGAT ACTCCGAGCGAGAAATTAGGGAGGCTATTTGAGAAACAGAGGAGGGGGGAGTTCATAAAGATGACCGAAGAGCAGATGAGGGCGTTGACTCAGTCCACCggtgaaggtggttggcctttagCTCGGTCGACTGAGCCGTACAATCTGCTCCAAAACAGACCCTCGCACTCTAACGAGCATGGGCAACTCCACGAGGTCGGAGCCAATGAGTACCAGCAGCTCCAGGATCTCGATGTGGATGTCTCCATTGCCAATATCAGCGAG AGATCGATGATGGCACCGAACTACAACTCCCTGTCCACCAAGCTGGCCATGGTGGTGCAAGGACGAGGCTACGTTGAGATGGCCTGCCCCAGCCGCTCCGGCGAGTCACGCAGGAGCGAGGAGACGACGGAATCGGAACCACAGCAGCACCTCCGCTACCCGACCGTGAGATCGCGAGTCTCCCGTGGGTCGGTCTTCGTGATCCCCGCAGGTCACCCCGTGGTCGCCGTCGCCGCGCGGAACGAGAACCTCGAGGTTCTCTTCTTCGGCGTTCGGGCAGCACAGAACAGGAATTACTACCTTGCAGGGCGAAACAACGTGCTGAACAGACTGGACAGGGAGGCGAAGGAGCTGGCCTTCGGCGTGCCCGCTGAGGAGGTGGATGAGGTCCTCCACGCGCAGCCGGAGTCCGTGTTCATGCCCGGTCCGGAGCGCCGGCGGGAAGCAGAAAGGGGGCGGCAGCCTTCACGGGAATCCCTCCTCAGTTTTGCAGAATCCTAG